Proteins from a genomic interval of Niabella soli DSM 19437:
- a CDS encoding PAS domain-containing sensor histidine kinase, giving the protein MKAADIYKVIVENSRDGIAVIDNATGFFIEANKTFCAITDKEKNFLLSGKTVSSILPDSVPEADYKAYQKVLAGNADLFLRYYHFQQSTGGALYLKVQVTRVAAKGEGCSVLLLEDITESSYSNKKWKESELHFRHLFESSPVGLWEEDFSAAATYLESLKLIGLPRAEAQTFLEQHPDVILQCMSLVKIVDVNQVVLEQYRVTDKAHFLKHASEIIFTEESVVAAKSFLAAICSNADADMFEVAGTAVTGEKIYLQLKWNVTPGTGEYKYKRVILASIDITESKKTQKALEQASARLETIVDTIDGIVWTAHPETLNLNFISKSVQDITGYSSDQFLGREMYKFNFDFYADQKQMDRFRRKIMKGIPGTLEYPIKTKSGEEKWLQVNVSFIKEGEAVQLILGIVIDITMLKKSKNELNQSMKVLSDQNKRLLNFSYIVSHNLRSHSSNILSLCELINHTKDAEEKEGLIRLLGEVAKLLHNTMEGLNEVAGIQSSVAIPKEALNLRDYIDNCYYVLSDRITLKKIRFINNVAPSVMVSYNRAYLESVLQNVIANAIKFSHPDRVPEISLDFYNTGKEKLLAITDNGIGIDLKKKGKRLFSLFKNFSVDEKSRGIGLYIVKNQVEAMGGNVTVESKPGEGSCFKIFFK; this is encoded by the coding sequence TTGAAAGCTGCCGATATATATAAAGTTATAGTTGAGAATAGCCGCGACGGGATCGCTGTTATTGATAACGCCACTGGATTTTTTATTGAGGCGAACAAGACTTTTTGTGCCATTACCGACAAGGAAAAGAATTTTCTTTTGTCTGGTAAAACTGTTTCCAGTATTCTTCCGGATTCAGTGCCTGAGGCCGATTATAAGGCGTATCAAAAAGTGCTTGCAGGTAACGCGGATCTTTTTTTGCGCTACTATCACTTTCAACAAAGCACCGGTGGCGCATTATATTTAAAAGTGCAGGTAACCCGTGTTGCTGCAAAGGGTGAGGGGTGTTCGGTGCTCCTTTTAGAGGATATTACCGAATCAAGCTATTCGAATAAAAAATGGAAAGAATCAGAGCTGCATTTCCGGCATCTTTTTGAATCTTCCCCGGTGGGATTATGGGAAGAAGACTTTTCGGCAGCGGCAACCTACCTGGAATCGCTAAAGCTGATCGGACTTCCACGGGCCGAAGCCCAAACCTTCCTGGAACAACATCCCGATGTGATACTGCAATGCATGTCCCTCGTAAAAATTGTCGATGTGAATCAGGTAGTGCTGGAACAATACCGGGTTACGGATAAAGCTCATTTTCTGAAGCATGCCTCCGAGATCATTTTTACGGAAGAAAGCGTGGTGGCGGCGAAGAGTTTCCTCGCTGCAATTTGTTCCAATGCGGATGCAGATATGTTTGAAGTGGCGGGAACTGCGGTTACGGGGGAGAAGATTTATTTGCAGTTAAAATGGAATGTGACGCCCGGTACGGGAGAATATAAATATAAACGGGTTATTCTGGCAAGCATTGATATTACAGAAAGTAAGAAGACTCAAAAAGCGCTGGAACAGGCTTCGGCGCGGCTGGAGACCATTGTGGATACGATCGACGGGATCGTTTGGACGGCTCATCCGGAAACGCTTAACCTTAATTTTATCAGTAAAAGTGTGCAGGACATCACCGGTTACTCCAGCGACCAGTTTCTCGGCAGGGAAATGTATAAATTCAACTTTGACTTTTATGCGGATCAGAAACAGATGGACCGTTTCCGCAGGAAAATCATGAAGGGGATTCCGGGGACGCTTGAATATCCCATTAAAACAAAAAGTGGCGAAGAGAAATGGCTCCAGGTTAACGTCAGTTTTATAAAGGAAGGTGAAGCGGTTCAGCTAATACTGGGAATTGTTATTGATATAACGATGCTCAAAAAATCCAAGAATGAGCTGAATCAATCGATGAAGGTCCTTTCTGACCAAAACAAACGACTGCTGAATTTTTCATACATTGTTTCCCATAACCTGCGCTCGCATTCAAGTAATATTCTTTCGCTTTGCGAGCTCATTAACCATACAAAAGACGCGGAGGAAAAGGAAGGGCTTATCCGTTTGCTGGGGGAAGTGGCAAAATTGCTGCATAATACCATGGAGGGATTAAACGAGGTAGCGGGCATCCAGTCATCAGTAGCTATACCAAAGGAAGCGTTAAATTTGCGTGATTATATCGACAATTGCTATTATGTATTATCCGATCGGATCACCCTGAAAAAAATTCGGTTTATAAATAATGTAGCGCCCTCCGTGATGGTAAGTTATAACCGGGCCTACCTTGAAAGTGTCCTTCAAAACGTTATCGCTAATGCTATTAAGTTCAGTCATCCCGACCGGGTTCCCGAAATTAGTCTGGATTTTTATAATACAGGCAAGGAAAAGCTATTGGCAATTACGGACAATGGCATAGGTATTGATCTTAAAAAAAAGGGAAAACGGTTGTTCAGTTTGTTTAAAAATTTTTCGGTGGATGAAAAATCCAGGGGAATTGGGTTGTATATTGTGAAAAACCAGGTGGAAGCGATGGGAGGAAACGTAACCGTGGAAAGTAAACCAGGAGAAGGAAGCTGTTTTAAAATTTTTTTTAAATAA
- a CDS encoding response regulator, with the protein MKVFVVDDDPVYKLIVQRMFSEIGNGLSISFFSDGKEAMDVLEEGGDGAFPDIIMLDIEMPEMDGWAFMDAFRRLPAAARATTKIYIITSSIANEDIQRASQYPEIINYIPKPVTQKILKRIIGQS; encoded by the coding sequence ATGAAAGTGTTTGTTGTAGATGATGATCCTGTATATAAGCTGATTGTGCAGAGAATGTTCAGCGAGATCGGCAATGGTCTTTCGATAAGTTTTTTCAGCGATGGAAAAGAAGCGATGGACGTGTTGGAAGAAGGGGGCGATGGCGCTTTCCCGGATATTATAATGCTTGATATCGAAATGCCCGAGATGGATGGCTGGGCATTTATGGATGCTTTCCGCAGGTTGCCGGCGGCTGCCAGGGCCACTACGAAAATCTATATCATTACCTCTTCAATAGCAAATGAAGATATCCAAAGAGCCAGTCAGTATCCCGAAATTATTAATTATATCCCCAAGCCGGTAACTCAGAAAATACTGAAGCGCATCATCGGTCAATCGTAA
- a CDS encoding universal stress protein codes for MRRVLVVTDFSAIADHAVDYACNLANKLNIEHLFLLNTYENVPVYDSGEAGSLALSMQEADELEQSRIESFKLLQQRISVQLHDTTSLVPLIINDALPNAVNQVCKEEGIDMVIIGVKPQDNLEALFLGSTIQKAVDQINYPVLLLPKCVSIAVPQNVILAAPFREPLTQSIQIKLHKFLHRFNGKVTAIHRCLKGELNEKESRNATALQIQLQNYNCQVHIIKEVEDLPTAINNYADSNTPALVISIHKMRGFIAGLFHKSVTKSLAWRCNLPLLVLHM; via the coding sequence ATGAGAAGAGTACTAGTTGTTACTGACTTTTCAGCAATAGCCGATCACGCGGTTGATTATGCCTGTAATCTGGCCAACAAACTGAATATAGAACATCTTTTCCTGCTGAACACTTACGAAAATGTGCCGGTATATGATTCGGGAGAAGCCGGTTCACTGGCATTATCCATGCAGGAAGCAGATGAGCTGGAACAATCCCGCATTGAATCCTTCAAATTGCTGCAACAGCGTATTTCGGTTCAGCTACACGACACCACTTCACTGGTTCCGCTTATTATTAACGATGCCCTGCCCAATGCCGTGAACCAGGTTTGTAAAGAGGAAGGTATTGATATGGTGATCATCGGCGTTAAGCCCCAGGACAACCTGGAAGCGCTTTTCCTGGGAAGCACCATTCAAAAAGCCGTGGACCAGATCAATTATCCTGTATTATTGCTCCCAAAATGTGTATCCATTGCTGTTCCGCAAAATGTTATCCTTGCTGCACCCTTCCGCGAACCGCTGACGCAATCCATTCAAATTAAACTGCATAAATTTTTGCATCGTTTTAATGGCAAGGTAACTGCCATCCATCGCTGCTTAAAAGGAGAGTTGAATGAAAAGGAATCCCGCAACGCCACAGCATTACAAATACAGTTGCAAAATTATAATTGCCAGGTTCATATAATTAAGGAGGTGGAGGATCTGCCCACAGCCATTAATAATTATGCTGATTCCAACACGCCTGCCCTTGTTATCTCCATTCACAAAATGCGGGGGTTCATTGCCGGCCTTTTTCATAAAAGCGTTACCAAGAGCCTGGCATGGCGCTGCAACCTTCCCCTGCTGGTATTGCATATGTAA
- the rmuC gene encoding DNA recombination protein RmuC: MTGIYILIGGAIGALAGYFIARWNLLAAFVPKQETDQLREQIRLLEQENAARLPKEEIERNYVHRELAGHYLTNIQELQERLKDAEWAGRQQQEELLRLTRESEQKVPKSIAAQKDQELLQLQTALTAANAKETALNEKLELFHKELDKLHQFSQERFKTLATEILEQKKQVFISENKKEIASILDPLKTDLHQFKEKIEATRKEDIQDLTSLKKEIDSLQQLNVQLSDDAKNLATALKAEVKMQGSWGEDRLNMILEAEGLQKYIDYTREEVLLDQEEDRVRRPDFILKLPNGRHLVIDSKVSLTAYVNYFNAGDTEQKQQFLKQHLKSVADHIEHLASKNYQSLAGLNTPDYVFLFTPVESALTLALNQSPDLFSQALKRKIVLITPTTLVATLKIVKLLWQKELQVKNVEELFRQCGELYDKFARFVDEMDRMEDALLQASRAHRDAMNHLKDGARKGHTIMGRFEKIKNLGARTNRQLPEKYLKELEGLPDADTAPARTSPNGKAAPEEDDLKA, encoded by the coding sequence ATGACAGGCATTTATATTTTAATTGGAGGAGCGATTGGTGCCCTTGCGGGATATTTTATTGCAAGATGGAATTTGCTGGCGGCCTTTGTTCCCAAACAGGAAACAGACCAGCTAAGGGAACAGATCCGTTTGCTGGAACAGGAAAATGCAGCGCGTTTGCCAAAAGAAGAAATTGAAAGGAACTATGTACACCGGGAGCTTGCCGGACATTATCTTACAAACATACAGGAGCTGCAGGAGCGGTTAAAAGACGCAGAATGGGCCGGGCGGCAGCAGCAGGAAGAACTGCTGCGATTGACGCGCGAGTCGGAACAAAAAGTGCCTAAATCGATAGCAGCGCAAAAGGATCAGGAGCTTTTGCAGCTACAGACGGCACTTACTGCTGCCAATGCAAAAGAAACGGCACTTAATGAAAAGCTGGAATTATTTCATAAGGAGCTGGACAAACTGCACCAGTTTTCGCAGGAACGTTTTAAAACATTGGCCACCGAAATCCTCGAACAAAAAAAGCAGGTCTTTATTAGTGAAAATAAAAAAGAAATAGCTTCGATACTCGACCCCTTAAAGACAGATCTGCACCAGTTTAAAGAAAAAATAGAGGCAACGAGGAAAGAAGATATCCAGGACCTTACCTCGTTAAAAAAAGAAATAGATTCTTTACAGCAGTTAAATGTTCAATTAAGTGATGATGCTAAAAACCTGGCTACCGCTTTAAAGGCGGAAGTGAAAATGCAGGGGAGTTGGGGAGAAGACCGCCTGAATATGATCCTGGAAGCGGAAGGCCTGCAAAAATACATCGATTATACGCGGGAAGAGGTGTTGCTGGACCAGGAGGAAGACCGGGTACGCCGGCCCGATTTTATCTTAAAGCTTCCCAACGGCCGGCACCTTGTTATAGACAGCAAAGTGTCGCTGACTGCCTATGTGAATTATTTCAATGCCGGGGATACAGAACAAAAACAACAGTTTTTAAAACAACATCTCAAAAGTGTTGCAGATCATATCGAACATCTCGCCAGCAAAAATTACCAGTCATTGGCGGGATTAAATACACCCGACTATGTGTTTCTGTTTACACCGGTGGAATCAGCGCTCACGCTGGCATTGAACCAGAGTCCGGATCTGTTCAGTCAGGCATTAAAGAGAAAGATCGTGCTTATAACGCCAACGACGTTGGTTGCTACGCTCAAAATTGTAAAATTGCTTTGGCAAAAAGAACTCCAGGTGAAAAACGTGGAAGAGCTGTTTCGTCAGTGCGGGGAACTCTACGATAAGTTTGCCCGTTTTGTAGATGAAATGGATCGTATGGAAGACGCGCTGCTGCAGGCTTCCCGCGCCCATCGTGATGCCATGAATCACCTGAAGGACGGAGCGAGAAAAGGGCATACGATTATGGGCCGCTTTGAAAAGATCAAAAACCTGGGGGCGCGTACCAACAGGCAGCTTCCTGAAAAATATCTGAAAGAACTGGAAGGGCTTCCCGATGCAGATACAGCACCCGCCCGCACTTCCCCAAACGGTAAAGCAGCACCGGAAGAGGACGATTTAAAAGCCTGA